In Methanosarcina siciliae T4/M, one genomic interval encodes:
- a CDS encoding tetratricopeptide repeat protein — translation MKIEEIVTLLDLSDDCTIAFVRCNEPVLCDAICKEIFERVHSRIHIYKIEMNEESTDLFQILEETTKSDSYNSKLEENKKIAFFVFGLDNAVEKKNVNGNSETLLLLNMMREKFLEIKHPILIWINSASLNLILNEAQDFFSWRTTIFEFDIKREITSSPMFEFGDFDNLSKKEIEKLANYYSNLIEESKEKGIEDPYKSAYWNYRLGTTKLLLYFPKEALQYLKDALSISLRINDKRLIKEIYRKLGVSCYYLENVKQAIEYFEKALEISTETRDQEGKGKILMNLGIVCGRKGHFKKAIEYYEEALKIFKEIDDKYGEGNALGSMGVAYVHLGDLRKGIEFYGKGLKIYKNVGYRKGEGDIFGNLGNAFSQLGDQRKAIEFHEHELRISKEIGDMLREEISLGNIANAYHLSGEYKKAIEYYTQALKIAREIGDRRGEANHLGNLGSIYFNLKEPGKAIEYYDQSLKISRELEDKYGECSDLGNLGAAYSLLGDLGKAIELYKRALNISREIEDKQREGNNLGNLGYTYSQLGDKKKAIEFLKQALDIGKAIEDPRIIGFCEQKLKELEGSDG, via the coding sequence ATGAAAATTGAAGAAATCGTTACACTTCTCGATCTCTCCGATGACTGTACAATTGCATTTGTTCGCTGTAACGAGCCAGTTTTATGTGATGCAATCTGCAAGGAAATTTTTGAGAGGGTACACAGTAGAATTCACATTTACAAAATTGAAATGAATGAAGAATCCACCGATCTTTTCCAGATTTTAGAAGAAACTACCAAATCAGATTCATACAATTCAAAACTTGAGGAAAATAAAAAAATTGCATTTTTTGTTTTTGGGCTCGACAATGCGGTAGAAAAGAAAAATGTTAATGGAAACTCAGAAACCTTGCTTCTACTGAATATGATGCGAGAAAAGTTTTTGGAAATCAAACATCCCATACTTATCTGGATCAACAGTGCATCACTCAATTTAATCCTTAATGAAGCTCAGGATTTTTTCTCATGGAGAACAACTATTTTTGAGTTTGACATAAAGCGAGAAATAACTTCCAGTCCAATGTTTGAATTTGGGGATTTTGATAATTTAAGCAAGAAAGAGATTGAAAAACTTGCCAATTATTATTCTAATTTGATTGAAGAATCTAAGGAAAAGGGAATTGAAGACCCATATAAGTCTGCTTATTGGAATTACAGACTTGGAACAACTAAACTGCTCCTATATTTTCCAAAAGAAGCTTTGCAGTATCTTAAAGATGCTTTGTCAATCTCACTTAGAATTAATGATAAGAGACTAATAAAAGAGATATACAGAAAATTAGGAGTTTCATGCTACTACCTAGAAAATGTGAAGCAGGCAATAGAATATTTTGAAAAAGCTCTAGAAATTTCTACAGAAACTAGAGATCAGGAAGGAAAAGGAAAAATTTTGATGAATCTTGGTATAGTGTGTGGACGAAAAGGACATTTTAAAAAAGCAATTGAATATTACGAAGAGGCTTTGAAAATTTTCAAGGAAATTGATGATAAGTATGGAGAAGGAAATGCTCTAGGAAGTATGGGCGTAGCATATGTTCACCTAGGAGACCTAAGAAAAGGAATTGAATTTTATGGAAAGGGGTTGAAAATTTATAAAAATGTTGGTTACAGAAAAGGTGAAGGAGATATATTTGGAAACTTGGGAAATGCATTTAGTCAATTAGGTGATCAGAGAAAAGCAATTGAGTTCCACGAGCACGAGCTAAGAATTTCTAAAGAAATCGGCGACATGTTAAGAGAAGAGATATCGCTTGGGAATATTGCCAACGCTTATCATTTATCAGGCGAATACAAAAAAGCAATCGAATATTATACTCAGGCGCTCAAAATTGCTAGAGAAATAGGAGACAGACGTGGAGAAGCAAATCATCTTGGAAATCTAGGATCAATATATTTTAATCTGAAAGAACCTGGAAAAGCAATTGAATATTATGATCAATCACTCAAAATTTCAAGAGAATTAGAAGATAAATATGGAGAATGTTCAGATCTTGGAAATTTGGGGGCAGCATACAGCCTTCTAGGGGATCTAGGAAAAGCTATTGAATTATACAAACGGGCTTTGAATATCTCCAGAGAAATCGAAGATAAGCAAAGGGAAGGAAATAATCTCGGTAATTTAGGTTACACATACAGTCAGCTCGGCGACAAGAAAAAAGCAATTGAATTTTTGAAGCAGGCCCTGGATATAGGAAAGGCAATTGAAGACCCGAGGATAATTGGTTTTTGCGAGCAGAAATTGAAGGAACTTGAAGGGTCTGATGGCTGA
- a CDS encoding P-loop NTPase fold protein, giving the protein MAEDLKEIYHLFNPNKALQNDDLENYYVEIDQNETNIEELKIRLELSLETYEPIKLLFTGHRGSGKTTALNRLVSYLNREMRDKFYIVHFSVLDLLDNNDINYTDVLFSILTKIMEKCQDEVCDLSPSLIERTKKWGKSITKTEVHEDKLEGGAGFSLPVYFVELLARMKSETTTRQEIREEIQPRVSELINLINDLIAEIERSGRQVLVIIDNLEKCDSEKALNLFYCHSTQLTQPMCKIIYTFPISLRSSDKFTQIKMNFSDDIMYPNIKVHEKDGSMTQEPVGRAFMKQIVTKRVSLDLFTPEALEYIIDMSGGVIREYIRIIRDSAVRAITRRKTVIDKDIAVEVINGLKNAYQAQLSDEDYEVLLKIYETKDIKRDEKLVGLLHNLSVLEYKNGRSWCDLNPIVRSILEEKNLLPSR; this is encoded by the coding sequence ATGGCCGAAGACTTAAAGGAAATCTACCACTTGTTTAATCCAAACAAAGCTCTTCAAAATGATGATTTGGAAAACTACTATGTAGAAATAGACCAGAATGAAACAAATATTGAAGAGCTAAAAATCCGTCTTGAGCTTAGCCTTGAAACTTATGAACCAATAAAACTTCTTTTCACCGGCCATCGAGGATCAGGTAAAACAACCGCGTTAAACCGTCTTGTTTCGTATCTGAACAGAGAGATGCGAGATAAATTTTATATTGTACATTTTAGTGTTCTTGATCTTCTGGATAATAATGACATAAACTATACTGATGTCTTATTTTCAATACTCACAAAAATAATGGAGAAATGTCAGGACGAAGTATGCGATTTGAGTCCTTCATTAATTGAAAGGACAAAGAAATGGGGGAAATCAATCACAAAAACTGAAGTGCATGAGGATAAGCTTGAGGGTGGTGCAGGCTTTAGCTTACCTGTCTATTTTGTTGAACTGCTGGCAAGGATGAAGAGTGAAACAACCACCAGGCAGGAGATAAGAGAGGAAATCCAGCCGCGTGTATCTGAGCTAATTAACCTTATAAACGATTTAATTGCTGAGATAGAAAGAAGTGGAAGGCAGGTACTTGTCATTATAGATAACCTTGAGAAATGCGATTCTGAAAAAGCATTAAACTTATTCTATTGCCACAGCACCCAGCTAACCCAACCAATGTGCAAGATAATCTATACATTTCCCATATCACTTCGGAGCTCGGACAAGTTCACCCAGATAAAAATGAACTTCAGTGACGATATAATGTATCCGAACATCAAAGTTCATGAAAAAGATGGAAGTATGACCCAGGAACCGGTCGGGAGAGCTTTCATGAAGCAAATTGTAACAAAAAGAGTTTCTCTTGACCTATTTACACCCGAAGCCCTCGAATACATAATTGACATGAGCGGGGGCGTTATCAGGGAGTACATAAGGATTATCAGAGATTCGGCAGTTAGAGCCATAACCAGAAGAAAAACTGTGATAGATAAAGATATCGCCGTCGAAGTTATTAATGGGCTTAAAAATGCATATCAGGCACAATTAAGTGATGAAGACTATGAAGTGCTTTTGAAGATTTACGAAACAAAAGACATAAAAAGAGATGAGAAGCTTGTTGGCCTGCTTCACAATCTCAGTGTTCTCGAATACAAGAACGGAAGAAGCTGGTGTGACCTCAACCCTATAGTCAGGTCGATTCTTGAAGAGAAAAATCTTCTTCCAAGCAGGTAA